A region of Vitis riparia cultivar Riparia Gloire de Montpellier isolate 1030 chromosome 1, EGFV_Vit.rip_1.0, whole genome shotgun sequence DNA encodes the following proteins:
- the LOC117924743 gene encoding transcription factor bHLH168-like isoform X2, translated as MPRRGRSSSRVDRKELERDRRQYMKDLFSRLGFLLPTPLSKSLPELLDQATTHVKQLGQRVEMLKQKKQLLEGSGTDDQITGIRDHMMGGAWSPVLTVSDLGSMLEVCVKSGSNKKFMLHQVIQVLVEEAAQVVALSYSNVGDRIFYTINAEAVSPRIGIETSRVRERLNELML; from the exons ATGCCCCGCCGCGGTAGGAGCTCATCCAGAGTTGATCGAAAAGAATTAGAAAGAGACCGAAGACAGTACATGAAAGATCTATTTTCTAGGCTTGGTTTCCTCCTTCCTACTCCACTCTCCAAG TCGTTACCTGAGTTGTTGGATCAAGCCACCACTCATGTAAAGCAATTGGGACAAAGGGTAGAGATGCTGAAGCAAAAGAAGCAACTACTTGAAGGCAGTGGTACTGATGATCAGATAACTGGTATCAGAGATCATATGATGGGTGGCGCATGGTCACCTGTTCTCACAGTGAGTGATTTGGGTTCTATGTTAGAGGTGTGCGTGAAGAGTGGGTCAAACAAGAAGTTCATGTTGCATCAAGTAATCCAGGTTCTTGTCGAAGAAGCAGCTCAGGTTGTAGCTCTTAGCTACTCCAATGTTGGGGATAGGATCTTCTATACAATTAACGCTGAG GCTGTTAGTCCTAGAATTGGCATAGAGACTTCAAGGGTGCGTGAAAGATTGAACGAACTGATGCTTTGA
- the LOC117924743 gene encoding transcription factor bHLH168-like isoform X1: MPRRGRSSSRVDRKELERDRRQYMKDLFSRLGFLLPTPLSKQSLPELLDQATTHVKQLGQRVEMLKQKKQLLEGSGTDDQITGIRDHMMGGAWSPVLTVSDLGSMLEVCVKSGSNKKFMLHQVIQVLVEEAAQVVALSYSNVGDRIFYTINAEAVSPRIGIETSRVRERLNELML; this comes from the exons ATGCCCCGCCGCGGTAGGAGCTCATCCAGAGTTGATCGAAAAGAATTAGAAAGAGACCGAAGACAGTACATGAAAGATCTATTTTCTAGGCTTGGTTTCCTCCTTCCTACTCCACTCTCCAAG CAGTCGTTACCTGAGTTGTTGGATCAAGCCACCACTCATGTAAAGCAATTGGGACAAAGGGTAGAGATGCTGAAGCAAAAGAAGCAACTACTTGAAGGCAGTGGTACTGATGATCAGATAACTGGTATCAGAGATCATATGATGGGTGGCGCATGGTCACCTGTTCTCACAGTGAGTGATTTGGGTTCTATGTTAGAGGTGTGCGTGAAGAGTGGGTCAAACAAGAAGTTCATGTTGCATCAAGTAATCCAGGTTCTTGTCGAAGAAGCAGCTCAGGTTGTAGCTCTTAGCTACTCCAATGTTGGGGATAGGATCTTCTATACAATTAACGCTGAG GCTGTTAGTCCTAGAATTGGCATAGAGACTTCAAGGGTGCGTGAAAGATTGAACGAACTGATGCTTTGA